CGGGCTCGGCACGCTGAAACAGCGCGATGGCGACCCGGTCCCCGGCGATTTCCCCTGCCCGGTCGCGGTGAGCATCGACGACGACACCGCCGATGGCTGCCCGCTCTTTGCCGGGCGCGTGATCCGGGGCGTCCGGAACGGCCCCAGCCCGCAATGGCTGCAGGACCGGCTGCGCGCGATCGGGCTGCGGCCGATCTCGGCGCTGGTCGATATCACCAATTTCTTCACCTATGACCGCAACCGCCCGCTGCATGTGTTCGACATGGCCAAGGTGGCGGGTGGCCTGCGCGTCCATCGCGCCAGCGGCGGCGAGAGCCTGACCGCGCTCGATGAACGGGATTATGTCCTGCAACCGGGCATGATGGTGATTTCCGACGACAACGGCCCCGAGAGTATCGCCGGGATCATGGGCGGCGAGGAAACCGGCGTGACCGGCGACACCGTCGACGTGTTCGTGGAAAGCGCCTATTGGAACCATGTCCAGATCGCGCTGACCGGCCGGTCGCTGAAGATCAATTCGGACGCGCGGTACCGGTTCGAACGGGGGGTGGACCCCGCGTTCACCCTGACCGGGCTGGAACTGGCCACGCGGATGATCCTCGATATCTGCGGCGGCGAACCGTCCGATGTGGTGGTGGCCGGCGCGGTGCCGGATCATTCCCGCGCCTATGCGCTGGACACGAAACGGGTGCAGAGCCTCGTCGGCATGGACATTCCCGCGGCGGATCAGCGCCAGACCCTGACCCGGCTGGGGTTCCGGCTGGAGGGCGACATGGCGCATGTGCCGCCCTGGCGCCCTGATGTGCAGGGCCCGGCCGACCTGGTCGAAGAGGTCGCGCGCATCGCCTCGCTCACCCGGCTGGAGGGGCGGCCGCTGGCGCGCCTCGGCGACGGCGTGCCGCGCCCGGTGATGACCCCGCAGCAGCGGCGCAGCCAGGCGGCGCGGCGGACCTGCGCGGCGCTGGGCTACAACGAATGCGTCACCTATTCCTTCATCGACCGGCAGGCCGCGGCGCTGTTCGGCGGCGGCGATGACGCCACCATGCTGGAAAACCCGATCAGTTCGGAAATGAGCCACCTGCGCCCGGCGCTGCTGCCCGGCCTGCTGCGGGCGGCGGCGCGCAACCAGGCGCGCGGCTACATGGACCTGGCGCTGTTCGAATCCGGCCCGGCCTTTCATGGCGGCGAACCCGGCGAACAGCACCTGCTGATCAGCGGGCTGCTGGTCGGCCGCACCGGCCCCAAGGACGTGCATGGCGCGTCGCGCCCGGTCGATGTCTATGACGTCAAGGCCGATGCCGAGGCGGTGCTGGCCGCGATCGGGGCTCCGGCCAGGGTGCAGATCCTGCGCGGGGCCCGCGACTGGTGGCATCCGGGAAGGCACGGCCGCATCTGCCTGGGGCCGAAAAAGGTGCTGGGCGTATTCGGTGAACTGCACCCCAGGGTGCTGGCCGAGATGGATGTGAAAGGCCCGGCGATGGCGTTTACGATCTGGCCCGGCCAGGTGC
This is a stretch of genomic DNA from Pukyongiella litopenaei. It encodes these proteins:
- the pheT gene encoding phenylalanine--tRNA ligase subunit beta, translated to MKFTLSWLKDHLDTDASVDEIAEALTDLGLEVEDITDPAARLADFTLGYVKHAEKHPDADRLRVCRVETDEGEKQIICGAPNAREGITVVVAKPGTYVPGIDTTIQVGKIRGIESHGMMASEREMELSEEHDGIIELPSGKVGDRFIDWLAENDPAKVDPVIEIAITPNRPDALGVQGIARDLAARGLGTLKQRDGDPVPGDFPCPVAVSIDDDTADGCPLFAGRVIRGVRNGPSPQWLQDRLRAIGLRPISALVDITNFFTYDRNRPLHVFDMAKVAGGLRVHRASGGESLTALDERDYVLQPGMMVISDDNGPESIAGIMGGEETGVTGDTVDVFVESAYWNHVQIALTGRSLKINSDARYRFERGVDPAFTLTGLELATRMILDICGGEPSDVVVAGAVPDHSRAYALDTKRVQSLVGMDIPAADQRQTLTRLGFRLEGDMAHVPPWRPDVQGPADLVEEVARIASLTRLEGRPLARLGDGVPRPVMTPQQRRSQAARRTCAALGYNECVTYSFIDRQAAALFGGGDDATMLENPISSEMSHLRPALLPGLLRAAARNQARGYMDLALFESGPAFHGGEPGEQHLLISGLLVGRTGPKDVHGASRPVDVYDVKADAEAVLAAIGAPARVQILRGARDWWHPGRHGRICLGPKKVLGVFGELHPRVLAEMDVKGPAMAFTIWPGQVPLPRRSGAARGALELRDLQAVERDFAFVVDADVEALALVNAAAGADKALIESVRVFDEFIGGSLGEGKKSLAITVRLQPTETTLKDADIEAVGTRIVEKVAKATGGVLRG